The genomic DNA ACCACGGCCCAGAGCAAGCCCCGCGACGCCATCGACTTCTTCCCCCTGACGGTGGACGTCGAGGAGCGCATGTACGCCGCGGGCAAGATCCCCGGCTCGTTCTTCCGCCGCGAGGGCCGCCCGAGCGAGGGCGCGATCCTCACCTGCCGCCTGATCGACCGCCCGCTGCGTCCCTGCTTCGTCAAGGGCCTGCGCAACGAGGTCCAGGTCGTCGTGACGGTCATGGCGCTCAACCCGAACAAGTCCTACGACGTCGTCGCGATCAACGCGGCCTCGCTGTCCACCCAGCTCGCCGGCCTGCCGTTCACCGGCCCGGTCGGTGGCGTGCGCGTCGCCCTCATCGGCGACGACTGGGTCGGCTTCCCCGACGTCAGCCAGCTCGCCGAGTCGACCTTCGACATGGTCGTCGCCGGCCGCGTCACCGCCAACGGTGACGTCGCCATCGCGATGGTCGAGGCCGAGTCCACCGAGCAGACCTGGGACCTGGTCCGCGCCGGCAAGACCGCGCCGACCGAGGAGGTCGTGGCCGCCGGCCTCGAGGCCTCCAAGCCGTTCATCAAGGCCCTGTGCGACGCGCAGGCCGAGCTCGCCGCGCAGTTCCCCAAGGACACCGCGGACTTCCCGATCTTCCTCGACTACAACGACGACGTGTACGCCGCCGTCGAGGAGCGGGCCTCCGCCGGCCTCTCCGAGGTCATGTCGATCGCCGACAAGCAGCAGCGCGAGCAGGCGACCGACGACCTGAAGGACGAGGTCCGGGGCCACCTGGTCGCCAACGGCTTCGAGGGCCGCGAGAAGGAGATCAGCGGCGCCTACCGCGCGCTGACCAAGAAGCTCGTCCGCCAGAAGATCCTGACCGACGGCTTCCGCATCGACGGCCGCGGCGTCCGCGACATCCGCACGCTGTCGGCCGAGGTCGCCGTCGTGCCGCGCGTGCACGGCTCGGCGCTGTTCCAGCGCGGCGAGACCCAGATCCTGGGCATCTCCACGCTGAACATGCTGGGCATGGAGCAGAAGCTCGACACGCTCGCGCCGCAGACGACCAAGCGCTACATGCACAACTACAACTTCCCGCCGTACAGCACCGGTGAGACCGGTCGTGTGGGCTCGCCCAAGCGCCGCGAGATCGGCCACGGCGCGCTCGCCGAGCGTGCCCTGGTGCCGGTGCTGCCGACGCGCGAGGAGTTCCCGTACGCCATCCGTCAGGTCTCGGAGGCGCTCGGCTCCAACGGCTCCACCTCGATGGGCTCGGTCTGCGCCTCGACGCTGGCCCTGCTCAACGCCGGTGTGCCGCTGCGCGCGCCGGTCGCCGGCATCGCGATGGGCCTGGTCAGCGACACCGTCGACGGCCAGACCCGCTACGTCGCGCTGACCGACATCCTGGGTGCCGAGGACGCGTTCGGCGACATGGACTTCAAGGTCGCCGGCACCTCGCAGTTCATCACCGCGCTGCAGCTGGACACCAAGCTCGACGGCGTCCCGTCCGACGTCCTGGCCGGCGCGCTGACGCAGGCCAAGGAGGCGCGCACCGCGATCCTGGAGGTCATGGCCGAGGCCATCGACACCCCGGACGAGATGAGCCTCTACGCGCCGCGGATCATCACGATCACGATCCCGGTCGACAAGATCGGCGAGGTCATCGGCCCGAAGGGCAAGGTGATCAACCAGATCCAGGACGACACCGGTGCGCAGATCAGCATCGAGGACGACGGCACGATCTACGTCGGTGCGGACTCCGGCGACAAGGCCGAGGCCGCGCGGGCGATGATCAACGCGATCGCCAACCCGACGATGCCGGAGAAGGGCGAGCGCTACCTGGGCACGGTCGTCAAGCTGACCGCGTTCGGCGCCTTCGTCTCGCTGCTGCCGGGCAAGGACGGCCTGCTGCACATCTCGAAGCTCCGCCCGCTCGCGGGCGGCCAGCGCGTCGAGAGCGTGGAGGACGTCCTGAGCGTCGGCCAGAAGCTCCAGGTCGAGATCAGCGAGGTCGACGACCGCGGCAAGCTCTCGCTCGTCCCGGTGGTCGAGGAGCCGGTCGCCGTCTGAGCACGCACTCCTCCCACGACGCACGGCGTCGTCCAGCGATGGACGGCGCCGTGCTTCGTACGGTGCTGCCCCACGGGCTCACCGTCGTCACGGAGGCCATGACCTCCAGCCGCACCTTCAGCGTCGGCGTGTTCGCCGGTGTCGGGTCGCGGCACGAGAGCGCGGCGCGCCACGGGGCGTCGCACTTCCTCGAGCACGTGCTGTTCAAGGGCACGCGCCGGCGCACCGCCGAGCAGATCTCCGCGGCCGTGGAGTCGCGCGGCGGCGAGCTGAACGCGTACACCACCAAGGAGTACACGTGCTTCTACGCCCGGGTGCTCGCCGACGACGGTGACGTCGCGGTCGACGTCCTGACCGACATGGTCACCGCGTCGCGAGTCCGCAGCGCCGACGTCGACGCCGAGCGCGCGGTCATCCTGGACGAGATCGCCATGCACGCCGACGACCCGTCCGAGGTCGTCGCCGAGCAGGTCGCCGACGCGGTCTTCGCCGGGTCCGGGCTCGGCAAGATGGTCATCGGCTCGCCCGCCTCCATCGAGGCGATGTCGCGCGACCTGGTCGTGCGCCACTGGCGCCAGCACTACCGGCCGGGCTCGCTCGTGGTCGCGGCCGCGGGCGACGTCGACCACGACCGCCTCGTCGAGCAGGTCGCCGCGCTCGACGCCATGCCGGTCGACGGACCCGAGCCCCGCCCGGTCCGGGCCCTGCCCGCGGTCGAGCGCCCCGCGCTCGTCGTCACGCGCCGCCGCGTCGAGCAGGTGCAGGCCGTGCTGGCCTACCCGGGCGCCGGGCTCTTCGACGACCGCCGCCACGCCGCCGGCCTGCTGGCCGCCGTGCTCGGCGGAGGCATGGCGTCGCGGCTGTTCGTCGAGGTCCGCGAGCGGCGCGGCCTCACCTACGGCATCGACGCGGGGGAGACCACCTACTCCGACGCCGGCATGTGGAGCGTCGAGTTCGCCTGCGCGCCCGACCGGCTCGCCACGATCCTCGACGTCGTCGCCGACCAGCTCGACCGGGTCGTCGCCGACGGCGTCACCGCGACCGAGCTCGCCGACGCCAAGAGCCAGATGCGCGGGCAGACCGTGCTGTCCTACGAGAGCCCCTCCAGCCGGATGGGACGGATCGGCACCGCCGCCCTGCTGGGCGACGGGCGGTCGCTGGACGAGGTCCTCGCCCGCTATGACGCGGTCACCCCCGAGGAGCTGCGCCTGGAGGCCGCCCGCCTCTTCGGCCAGCGGCCGACGCTCGGGCTCGTCGGGCCGCGCGTCCCGTCCGCCGTCACGCGCCGCTGGGGCTGAGCCGCGACCCGGCCGCCGTCGTCCGGTGGTCGAGAGGCGCGACCGGCGGGCCCGCCCCGGGCCGCGGCGTGCCGTAGCGTTCGCGGTCGTGCTGATCGGCCGCGAGGACGAGACCGCGACCCTCCGGGCGGTCCTCGACCGCGTCCGTGCCGGCGGGAGCGAGGTCGTGGTCGTGTCCGGCGAGCCGGGCATCGGCAAGACGGCCCTGCTGCAGGAGCTCCGCTCGGCCGCGACGGGGGTGCGGGTGCTCGCCACGACGGGCGTCGAGGGCGAGTCCGACATCCCGTACGCGCACCTGGCCGACGTGTTCCGGGGCGCCCACGACGACATCGCGGCGCTGCCCGAGCGGCAGGCGGCCGCGCTGGCGAGCGCCTTCGCCTTCGGCCCCTCCGTGCCGGCGGACCGCTTCGTCATCTCGGTCGCCGTCCTGACCCTGCTGAGCGCGGTGGCGGCCCGCGGTCCGCTGCTGCTGGTCGTGGACGACCTCCAGTGGGTCGACCGCGCCTCGCGCGAGGCCCTGCTCTTCGTCGCCCACCGGCTCCAGGCCGAGCCGGTCGGGATGGTCCTCGCGGTCCGGCCCCGGGCCGAGGTCGTGGCCCGGCTCGACCGCTTCCGCCGCATCGAGCTCCGCGGGCTCGCCCCCGCCGACGCCCGGCGGATGGTCGAGCAGGTCAGGGACGTCCGTGGCCGCGCCGACACCGAGGCGCTGGTCGTGGGCTCGGGCGGCAACCCGCTGGCGCTGCTCGAGCTGCCGCTCGCCCGCCGTGGCCGGACGGGGCTCCTGCGTCGCCGGGGGACCCCGATGCCGCTGACCGCGACGCTGGAGACGTTGTTCAGCGACACCGCGCACGAGCTGCCCGGGCGCACCCGGGACGCGCTGCTGCTCCTGGCTGTCCTGGGGCCGGTGCCCGACGCGGTGCTCCGGCTGGCGCTGCTCGGCCACGGACTGGCTCCCGAGGACCTCGACGAGGCCGTGCGCGCCGGCCTGGTGGTGCACGAGCTCGGACGCCCGGACTTCCGCCACCCGCTGGTGCGCTCGGCGGTCTACCAGTCGAGCGCGTCGGAGCGCCGCCGCTCGGCGCACCTCGTCGCCGCGCGCGCCCTGGATGGCGCGGCCGTGCCCAACGCCGAGGAGCGTCGGGCCTGGCACCTGGTGTGGGCGGGGGCGAGCGCCGACGAGGACCTCGCCGCGCGGCTGGAGAGCACCGGCGACGCCCAGCTGCTGGCCGCCGACTTCACCTCGACCGGGCACCTCTTCCAGCTCAGCGCGCTGCTCAGCGACGACGACGCCACCCGGGCCGGGCGCCTGGTCAAGGCGGCGCACGCGACGCGGCTGGCCGGCGAGATCGACGAGTGCCGCTCGCTCATGGTGCAGGCGAGCGGGCTGGCGTCCGACCCGGCGACCGTGCTGTTCCTGCAGTACCTCATCTGCAGGCTCGACCTGTGGGCCGGCGACCGGCTGCAGAGCCGCGACCGGTTGCTCGAGCTCGTCCGCACCCACGAGGCCGCGGGCGTCGTGCTCGACCCCTACATGCACTCCGACGTCGCCCTCGGCAGCGTGGAGATCGGGGACTTCTCCGTCGCCGACGACCTCTCGGCCGCCGCGGTGGAGCGCGCGGTCGCCGGCGGCGGACCGGTCCCGCTGGGGATCGCCGTGGTCCGCGCCATGGTGCGGGCCTTCCTGGGCGACCCGGGGGCGACCGTGTCGCTGGAGGCCCGGGCCGGTGAGCTCGACGTGGTCGACCCGGTGACGACCGACCGCGACGAGCAGGTCCTGCTGCTCGCCGGCGTCGCCCACCTCGCCGCGGAGGACGTCGAGCGCGCCGGGACGCTGCTGCAGCGTGCCGTCGTGACCGCGCGGACCCACGGGGCGGTGGGCATGCTGCCCTTCCGCCTCGGGCGGCTCTCGGCCTTCGAGTTCTGGGTCGGGGACTGGGGCATGTCCGCCGCCCACAGCCACGAGGCGCTCACCCTGGCCGGGGACACCGGCTGGCGGGGCGAGCGGCTGCACAGCCTGCTGGCCTGCGCCCGCACGGAGGCGCTCACCGGTGCCGCGCAGCGGTGCCGCGGCCACCTCGACGAGGCCCTCGCGCTCGCCGAGGTCGAACGGAGCTCGGCCTACCTCGCGACGGCGTACGCGGGCCTCGCCTCGCTGGAGCTCGCCTCCCAGGAGGTCGCGGCGGCCGCCGCCGCCGGTCGGCGCGTGGAGGACTTCTCCCGGCGCTCCGGCATGGTCGACAACCCGCTGGTCTGGTGGACGGGCGACCTGGTCGAGGCGCTCGTGGCCGACGGGCAGGTCGAGGAGGCCGCCGAGCTGGTCCGCGGCCGCGCCGAGGTGCCGTCCGCCCGTCCGGTGCTCAGGGCCGTCCTGGCCCGCTGCCGCGCGCTCGTGCAACCCGACCGCTTCCTCGAGCACGTGGATGAGGCGCACCGCTGGCACGCGCGGGCGCGGATGCCGTACGAGCGGGCGCGGACCGACCTCGTCCTCGGGCGGATGCTGCGCCGGCAGCGGTCGGCGGGAGCCCGCGAGCCCCTCGCCCGGGCGCTGCGCACGTTCGAGCAGCTCGGTGCGCTGCCGTGGGCCGAGCAGGCGCGCTCCGAGCTGCGCGCGTCCGGGGTCCGGCTCGCGGCGCCGACCCGCGGGCTCTCGGAGCTGACCCCGCAGGAGCTGCAGGTGACCCTGGCGGTCGCGCGGGGGCTCAGCAACAAGGAGGTCGCCGGCCAGCTCTTCCTGAGCGTGAAGACCATCGAGTACCACCTGGGCAAGGCCTACCTGAAGCTCGGCGTCGCCCGGCGCGGCCAGCTGGCCGCCCTGCTCGCGACGCAGGCCCCGTGGGTCGAGCCCGCCGCCGGGCACCAGGGGCCCTAGGCGGTGCGGACCAGGGTCCCGCGGACCAGGGATTCCTCTGATGCGGGGGCGGGCGACGCGCTCGTAACGTCGTCCTCGAGACCGGGCCCGCACACCGACGAGGGGGGACGATGACGACGCCGTACCGGGGGGAGGCGGTCATCGAACGGGGAGTCCTGCGTGCGGGCCCGGTGCTCCGGGGCCTGTGGCGCCCGGTCAGGCCCGGCGTGCGGCGCGGCGGGGCCCGGCTCGCCCTGTGGGCGTTGGAGTCCACCCGGGCCGCGGCACGGGTGCTCCCCGGGCTGCGGGTCCCGGGCTGGGTGCCGCTGGCCGGCTCGGTGGCGGGGCGCACCTGGGCGACGCCCGTCCTGCCGCGCCGGGGTCCCTTCGGCCCGACGATGTCCAGCCCCACCGTGCTGGAGATCACCATCGACCCCACCTGCGGGGTGACCGAGCCCCAGGAGCTGGCGCCGGTCGCGCAGCAGGTCTTCAAGGGTCGTCCCCGCTTCGTGGTGAACGTCGGGTTCTCCTGCGGGCGGTCCCGGGGGATGGCGCCCGGCCCCTACACCGATCCCCGCTCCCGCTGGTTCAACCTCTTCGCGGGCTGCTACCAGATCGACGTGCCCCGGTCGGCGTGGACGCACCCCTTCGGCTACCGCCGGTCCGGGACGGGGTTCTCGATCTGGCCCGAGGACGTCGCGCGGCTCGGCCAGGCCGACTGGAACTACTTCTCCAACTACATGTACGGCGTGCCGCTGGACGCGATCCGCCGCCTCGGCGCCGCGCCGGTCGCGCTGCGCCACGAGGGACGCACGCAGGTCGGCGCGCGCTGGTGGGACCGGCTCTCCGGCAGCGGGATCGAGGTCTCCTCGGCCTTCGTCTCCACCGCCGACGGGCAGTCGCTCGAGCCCGACCGGACCTTCCTCCAGGAGCTCTGGCGGGCGTCGTTCGGTCAGCCGAGCAGCTCCGCGGAGCCGGCCTCGAGCTTCTTCCGCACCCCGATCAGCACCGAGCTGCTGGTCTGCTTCGACGAGGCGTACGACGCCCGCCGCCTCAAGACCGACGTCTACCGGACCTTCGTCTTCGGCGGGTCGGTGAACGACTGGTGGGCCGCCCAGCAGCCGGAGGGCGGTCACGGCGAGAACCAGCGCTTCCTGGGCTACCAGCTCGACCAGGTGCGGCAGGTGCTGGCGGAGGACTTCGCCGACCTCGGGTTCGACAGCGCCACGCCGACGGCGGCCGGGGTGGGCGGGCCG from Microlunatus sagamiharensis includes the following:
- a CDS encoding polyribonucleotide nucleotidyltransferase, translating into MEGPDLKFTEAVIDNGAHGRHVVRFETGLLARQAAGSATVYLDEDTMLLSATTAQSKPRDAIDFFPLTVDVEERMYAAGKIPGSFFRREGRPSEGAILTCRLIDRPLRPCFVKGLRNEVQVVVTVMALNPNKSYDVVAINAASLSTQLAGLPFTGPVGGVRVALIGDDWVGFPDVSQLAESTFDMVVAGRVTANGDVAIAMVEAESTEQTWDLVRAGKTAPTEEVVAAGLEASKPFIKALCDAQAELAAQFPKDTADFPIFLDYNDDVYAAVEERASAGLSEVMSIADKQQREQATDDLKDEVRGHLVANGFEGREKEISGAYRALTKKLVRQKILTDGFRIDGRGVRDIRTLSAEVAVVPRVHGSALFQRGETQILGISTLNMLGMEQKLDTLAPQTTKRYMHNYNFPPYSTGETGRVGSPKRREIGHGALAERALVPVLPTREEFPYAIRQVSEALGSNGSTSMGSVCASTLALLNAGVPLRAPVAGIAMGLVSDTVDGQTRYVALTDILGAEDAFGDMDFKVAGTSQFITALQLDTKLDGVPSDVLAGALTQAKEARTAILEVMAEAIDTPDEMSLYAPRIITITIPVDKIGEVIGPKGKVINQIQDDTGAQISIEDDGTIYVGADSGDKAEAARAMINAIANPTMPEKGERYLGTVVKLTAFGAFVSLLPGKDGLLHISKLRPLAGGQRVESVEDVLSVGQKLQVEISEVDDRGKLSLVPVVEEPVAV
- a CDS encoding M16 family metallopeptidase → MDGAVLRTVLPHGLTVVTEAMTSSRTFSVGVFAGVGSRHESAARHGASHFLEHVLFKGTRRRTAEQISAAVESRGGELNAYTTKEYTCFYARVLADDGDVAVDVLTDMVTASRVRSADVDAERAVILDEIAMHADDPSEVVAEQVADAVFAGSGLGKMVIGSPASIEAMSRDLVVRHWRQHYRPGSLVVAAAGDVDHDRLVEQVAALDAMPVDGPEPRPVRALPAVERPALVVTRRRVEQVQAVLAYPGAGLFDDRRHAAGLLAAVLGGGMASRLFVEVRERRGLTYGIDAGETTYSDAGMWSVEFACAPDRLATILDVVADQLDRVVADGVTATELADAKSQMRGQTVLSYESPSSRMGRIGTAALLGDGRSLDEVLARYDAVTPEELRLEAARLFGQRPTLGLVGPRVPSAVTRRWG
- a CDS encoding helix-turn-helix transcriptional regulator, whose translation is MLIGREDETATLRAVLDRVRAGGSEVVVVSGEPGIGKTALLQELRSAATGVRVLATTGVEGESDIPYAHLADVFRGAHDDIAALPERQAAALASAFAFGPSVPADRFVISVAVLTLLSAVAARGPLLLVVDDLQWVDRASREALLFVAHRLQAEPVGMVLAVRPRAEVVARLDRFRRIELRGLAPADARRMVEQVRDVRGRADTEALVVGSGGNPLALLELPLARRGRTGLLRRRGTPMPLTATLETLFSDTAHELPGRTRDALLLLAVLGPVPDAVLRLALLGHGLAPEDLDEAVRAGLVVHELGRPDFRHPLVRSAVYQSSASERRRSAHLVAARALDGAAVPNAEERRAWHLVWAGASADEDLAARLESTGDAQLLAADFTSTGHLFQLSALLSDDDATRAGRLVKAAHATRLAGEIDECRSLMVQASGLASDPATVLFLQYLICRLDLWAGDRLQSRDRLLELVRTHEAAGVVLDPYMHSDVALGSVEIGDFSVADDLSAAAVERAVAGGGPVPLGIAVVRAMVRAFLGDPGATVSLEARAGELDVVDPVTTDRDEQVLLLAGVAHLAAEDVERAGTLLQRAVVTARTHGAVGMLPFRLGRLSAFEFWVGDWGMSAAHSHEALTLAGDTGWRGERLHSLLACARTEALTGAAQRCRGHLDEALALAEVERSSAYLATAYAGLASLELASQEVAAAAAAGRRVEDFSRRSGMVDNPLVWWTGDLVEALVADGQVEEAAELVRGRAEVPSARPVLRAVLARCRALVQPDRFLEHVDEAHRWHARARMPYERARTDLVLGRMLRRQRSAGAREPLARALRTFEQLGALPWAEQARSELRASGVRLAAPTRGLSELTPQELQVTLAVARGLSNKEVAGQLFLSVKTIEYHLGKAYLKLGVARRGQLAALLATQAPWVEPAAGHQGP